AATTTCATCAAGAATGATAAGTTTAAAAGATTCGTTCTGTATGTATTTTTTGGCTAATTGCCATGCTTCTTGAACTAATTTTTCATCTCTTATCCTGTCTTGTGTTTCCCAAGTAAATCCTTCTCCTAATGAATGCCAAGTAATGTTTGAAGAAAAATTTTTAAGTGCTTTTTCTTCTCCGGTGGTCCAACCTCCTTTGATAAATTGAATTATTGCCACTTTATAGCCATGCCCTAACGTTCTTAAAGCCATACCTAATGATGCAGTTGTCTTGCCCTTACCATTACCTGTAAAAACAATCAATAATCCTTTTTTTGTTTTTCTCATTTGTAGTCTTTCGGCTTGAATATCTTTTCTTTGCTGCATTCTTTCTTTATATGAGCTCTCATCGCTATCCGGTGATAATTTACCTCCCATTCCAAGTTTATCTGCTTGATTATCGAGGTTAAATATTTTTTCGGAAGATGAAGGTTTTTCTTGCATATGAACCTAATTTTAATTTACTGATTATAAATCTTTAAATACTTTTCATTTTTTTTACTTTCAAAAGTGCATTATTAACCGCCTTTTGCTGGTCTCTTTTAGTGATCCAGTGGTGATAAGTTTGAGTATGTAAGCTAACAGAATGTCCCATCATTCTGGCAGCCACAGTATCAGGTAAATCATAAAAGATTGTTCTTACTGCCCAAGCATGCCGTAAATCATAAGGCTTTATTTGTAAAGAGTAACTATTAAATTTGTCTGTAATTTTTTTCCCAATATTCTGTAATGTTGTAATTTTTAGGTCCCTATTAATTTTTGGAAGTAGTTCTGGATTATTGCCAAGTTTGAACAATTCGAACCTTTCAATCCACTCAGGATGGAAAGGCCAAACTTGATGTTCTCCCGTTTTAGTAGTAGGTAGAACTCTAATAATTTTGTCTCCATTATTTGTAAGAGAACTTAAATCACAAAAAAATACTTCATGATTTCTTAATCCATATGTGGCCATAAGACCAAAAACAAATTTCCAAGATTTGTTTGGTATTTTCTCCCAAAGTTTTTCAATTAAATCGTCAGTCGGCAGATCTCTGTATCCAGCTTTATTAAGACCATATCCTTTAGATTTTAATTTCCAATCTTCAGGAAGTTTGATATCTAAAAACTTAGCTAAAACACTTAGAGAGGTGGCGCATTGTTTCCTACTTCTGCTTCCTTCCTTGTAACTTTCAAGGGTTTTTTGAAATATTTTTACCAAATCTTGGTTGTGATGATCATTATATATATTGAGAATTCTTTTAAGATAGGGTTTATAAGAACTTCTCCAAGTAGTTTTTCTAGTGCTATTTAAATATTCATTTTTTCTTTCTTTAAAAAAAAATTCCTCAAATTGATTTAATTTATTTGGAAAATCAAAACTATTTTTATTTCCTTTTTGATTTAACTTTCCTGTCCAATTCATCCAGTCGAATTGGTTTAATTCCAGTTGTAAATTTATTAATTGTAATTTTTTTTTAGCCTCCTCTAATCCAGAAATATCTGCTTTTATACCAAGAGATATTCTTTGGATTTTAAAGTTTTTTTTATCTTCTTTTGAAGGTAGGGAACCTCTAATATTTAATTTATCTCCTCTTTTTTCAATCCTAAGTTTGCTGCCTTGCGTAGCAAATTTATCATTGATAATATAAATTTCCTGAATTACGTTCATTTACTTATATAATTGACCATATAATGACGTTTTTAATGTTGATTTTCAATCTTCATAAATTTTAAATGGATAAAATAGGCGTCTTACTAATGAATTTAGGAGGGCCTGAACGCATTACCGACGTAGGTCCATTCTTATACAATCTTTTTTCTGATCCAGAGATTATCAGGACTCCTTTCCCTGCTTTCCAAAAACCTTTGGCTTGGTTAATTAGTACCCTTAGAAGTACTACTTCACAACAGGCTTATCTATCAATAGGTGGTGGATCACCAATAAGGAGAATAACTGAGCAACAAGCAAGAGAATTGCAATCAAAATTGAGGAATAAAGGCTTTAATGCTACTACTTATATAGCTATGAGGTATTGGCATCCTTTTACGGAATCAGCCATCGCTGACATAAAAGCAGATGGCATAGATCAAATTGTAGTTCTTCCTTTGTATCCACATTTTTCAATCAGTACAAGTGGTTCAAGCTTTAGGGAATTGAAGAAATTGCGAGACTCTGATAATGACTTTAAGAAAATACCCATGAGATGTGTACGGAGTTGGTTCAGTCAATCAGGTTACTTAAAGTCCATGGTTGAATTAATTTCTGAGCAAATTTCACTTTGTGAATCACCTTCAAATGCGCATATTTTTTTTACTGCTCATGGTGTGCCTAAGAGTTATGTAGAAGAAGCTGGAGATCCTTATAAACAACAAATTGAAGATTGTTCGTTGTTAATAATAAATGAACTGGAAAAATATTTAGGTCATAGTAATCCTTATACGCTCTCTTATCAAAGTAGAGTTGGTCCAGTCGAGTGGTTAAAACCTTATACAGAAGAAGTGTTAGCTGATCTTGGGAAGTCAAACGTTAATGATTTGATTGTGGTTCCAATAAGTTTCGTTGGAGAGCATATTGAAACATTGCAAGAAATTGACATTGAATATAAAGAAATTGCTGAAAAAGCTGGCATCAAAAACTTTCGGAGAGTAAAGGCTTTAAATACTCATCCTACTTTTATTGAGGGACTAAGTGATCTAGTGATTTCATGCTTGGAAGGGCCTTTAATAAATATAGAGGAGGCTTCTCAATTACCTGAGAAAGTTAAACTTTATCCCCAAGAAAAATGGCAATGGGGTTGGAATAATAGTTCAGAGGTATGGAATGGAAGAGTTGCTATGATTGTTTTTTTAGTACTTTTCATTGAACTTATTTCAGGCTCTGGACCCTTGCATAGGCTAGGGATTTTATAAGTATCAACATATATTTATTTAAAAAATCAAAACTTATTAAAAAACTTAAAAAAAAATATTCTGACATTACATTTCTAAATGAGGCAAAAGTATTTAATTAAGTTTAGAATTTATAATAAATATTGAATTTCGTAAGTGACTCTTACCTCGAGATCCTTGTTAAAGGATAATTCAAAACATGAAAATCCCATTTGGATAACAGGTGCAGAAGCACTAATGGATTCTTTAAAAATTCATGGTGTAGAGATTATATTTGGATATCCAGGAGGAGCCATTCTTCCAATTTATGATGCTGTTCATAAAGCGGAAAAAGATGGTTGGTTAAAGCACTATATGGTCAGACATGAACAAGGCGGCACCCATGCAGCTGACGGATATGCGAGATCTACGGGTGAAGTAGGAGTTTGCTTTGGAACCTCAGGTCCAGGTGCAACAAATTTGGTTACTGGAATTGCAACTGCACAAATGGATTCAGTCCCTCTAGTAGTCGTTACAGGTCAAGTTCCAAGACCTGCTATTGGGACTGATGCTTTCCAAGAAACTGATATTTTTGGTATAACTCTTCCAATAGTTAAACACTCATGGGTAATAAGAGATCCAGCAGATATAGCAAGAGTTGTTTCAGAGGCTTTTTTTATAGCATCTTCAGGAAGACCTGGCCCTGTTTTAATAGATATACCAAAGGATGTAGGCCAAGAATTCTTTAATTATCAAAGAGTTTTGCCTGGCGAAATTATTCCTAAAGGGTTTAAGAGAATCGGAGATATTAATGATTGTGATATAAAAAAAGCGATTAAATTAATAGAGAATTCTGAGAGACCTCTTCTTTATGTTGGCGGTGGTGCAATATCTTCTGGAGCTCATGATGAAATTAGAATTTTGGCAAAGAACTATCAAATACCAGTCACTACAACTTTAATGGGAAAAGGTGCTTTTGATGAAAAAGATAATTTATCAGTTGGCATGTTGGGAATGCACGGAACTGCTTATGCGAACTTTGCAGTTACGGAATGTGATCTTTTAATTGCTATTGGAGCAAGGTTTGATGACAGAGTAACAGGAAAATTAGATACTTTTGCTCCTAATGCAAAAGTCATCCATATAGATATTGATCCAGCAGAAGTTAATAAAAATAGACGTGTAGATGTTGCAATTGTCTCTGACGTTTCAAAAGCTCTTCGCAAAATTAATCAAAAATATCTAAACAACAAATTTGCTTTTAAGACGAAGAACTGGTTAGAGAAAATAGATTTCTGGAAAAATAAACATCCTTTATATAAACCGCCTGAAGAAGGAGAAATTTATCCTCAGGAAGTTCTTATGAAAATAAGGGAACTTTCACCTGAAGCTTATGTAACTACAGATGTTGGACAACATCAAATGTGGGCTGCTCAGTACCTTAGGAACTCTCCAAGAAAATGGATTAGTAGTGCAGGCCTAGGAACTATGGGTTTTGGATTACCAGCTGCAATTGGGGTCAAAACAGCCTTACCTAATTCAGACGTGATTTGTATAGCTGGAGATGCAAGCGTCTTAATGAATATTCAAGAATTAGGCACTTTGTCCCAATATGGATTGAAGGTAAAGTTGATCATTATTAACAATCGCTGGCAAGGGATGGTTAGGCAATGGCAGGAAAGTTTCTACAATGAAAGGTATTCCTCATCGGATATGAGTTGTGGCGAACCTGATTTTGTAAAACTTGCTGAGTCTTTTGGAGTTAAAGGATACTTAATTTCTGATAGAAAACAGTTACAGAATGAATTGCAACATGCACTTGATCATGACGGCCCTGCCTTAATTAATATTCTTGTAAGAAGAGGTGAAAATTGCTATCCAATGGTGCCTCCTGGGAAAAGTAATGCTCAAATGGTTGGATATGTTAATTGTGAAGACTAATTTTTTTAAACCCTTCTTTTTTTAAAAAATTAAATTAACATAATCTAGAAACTTAGAGTTTTTTGTGACTTGAAAAATTTATCAATAATTTTAATAATCTTCTTGATTATTTTTAACCCTCTAGTAGCTAAGGCGGCTGAAATACTACAAATTAAAAGCTCAAATATTATTTTAGTGGGTGATCAAAATAGGAATTTAACTATTGGATTATTTTGTGTAGATGTAAATGAAAATGATGAGCTAGAAGCAACTAATTTGCTTAAGAGTGAATTCCCAAGGGGAAGCAAAGTAAAAATCAAACCTTTTGGTTCTAAAGAGAATATATTGTTAGCCAAAGTTTTTAATATTAAAGGTACTAAAGAGATGACCGAATTATTAGTCGCTAAAGACTTGACTAGTGAAAATTGTCCAAGTTAAATATCTCTAATAGCAAATAAAATTCCATTGCCTTGAGATTGTTTTGCTCCTTCTCCAGGAATTAAATTCATTTTTTAAATTGTACGTGCATAAATTTGAGATATCTATATTAGTATTGAGGACCTTCTCATTTAAAAGTTGTCTGTAAGCAGATTTTTTAAGATCGAGTTGATTTAAGTTTTGCTCTTTTAAGTGATTTGAATCACCAAAACAATAATCTTTTTTAGTTTTAGTCAAATCGACTGTTGTTTTTTTATTTTCGGCCTTTCTATAAAATTCTTTGAGTGTCACATTATCAACTAAATAATGTTCCTTCGATATCGATGGACCTATTGCAACAAGTAAATCATCTCTAGATGCCCCTAATTTATCAAAAATTTTAACCAGACTTTTTATTATTTTTTTTTCTAAACCTTTTCTTCCACAATGCAAGGCTGCTACATTTCTTGTTCTTTTATCTGCAAAAAATATTGGCATGCAATCAGCTGTGTAAACCCATAAGTTTTGATTGAATTTATTACCAACAAGACCATCTGCATCAACCTTATTCCCTTTTTGCGAATTTGATCCAAAGACTATCACATTACTGTGAATTTGATTAGAAACACAATTTATGTAATTTTCATTAAAGTGATTCCCTAATCTTTGAAGAAATTTTTCAGAACTAGACTTTGTAAAAAATGCATGTTTGAAATTATATTGACTGAGAATAGGAGAAATATAATACTCAAATTTTTTGTTTTGAATAAAAATTTCATCTTTTGAGAAATATATTTCTTCGTAAGGAATAGTTCCTGCTCCTAAACTGAATTTATGAAATTAATTCAATATCTCTCAAGATCCAGAATCCTGCAAATTTTTCGATGTATGGCGTTGACTGTATGGAAATAAATTGATAACCAAAAGAATTTTTTTTATTCTCTATAAACTTTGTACTTAAAATGTTTGCTTCTATTTCTGGCAAATCAGTCACCAGCCACTTATCGTCTTCTGAAGCTTCAAGTATGAGTTGGTTTTTATTGATAACTAATTTAATGGGTTCTAAACAACTGAACCATGCAGAAAGTGCTAAAGATCTATCTTTACTGAAAAGTCTTAATCCTGGAACTAAATAATTATCATCTAAATCTTGCTGAATTGGAAAAATATCTCCAAATTCCACAGGCCAATTTTCTGCTGATTTTAATTCGCCAATTGATATTTCAGAGATAGTTAAAGCATCACCCCTGACTGCTTCAGGTAGTGGTTTAGGAGGGTTTTCCATTTTAGAATTAAAAGTTGGAGCTAATACACCTCTTACATAACCTTTTTCCTTTGGATAAATCTCTTTTTCAAGAAATTCTATTCTATCTAATAAGTCGTAAGTTCTCCTACTTACAAGAGCCTCAATACTTACGGCCTCCAAAGATTTCTTAATGATCGATTTCATTGATGACCTCCAGAATCGAACTATTGAAGGTTTCGCCCAGCCTCGTTTTTTTGCTTCATTTATTGCTTCATTTAGTGCCTTTGTAAGCCATACAGAATTAACTTCATTGGCAGGGCATTTTTTATTCCAAAGAAAAATATCTTCTGCCTTATAACTTCTTGTAGAGCAAATAATTAACTCCCACCTTTTTTTTCCATTAGCTTCAATAATTGGTCTTGAGTAAAAGTCTAATTCCCAATCTGAAGTTTTTAATTGAAGACTTGCTTCTATTTTATTATTTATGCTCATTTATCTTGTTCTTTTTTATTGAAGAGTGCTTTAGTTTTTAGTGCTCTCTCTGTAGCTTCTTGCATAACTTTTTGCTTATCAATAATTAATTCTCCCGCAGAGTTTTCTAGAAGTGCTGTATTGAGACCAATACGCCCTTTTTCGAGGTCAATTTCAGATATTAAAGCTTTAATAGTTTCTCCTTCTCTAAAAACTTCTCTTAAAGAACGAATCGATCCATTTGTTAGTGAGGATTGATGAAGAAGTCCACTAGCTCCTCCTAAATCTATAAAGAAACCATATGGTTTTACTGCTAAAACTTCTCCTTCAATTAATTGACCTAATTCTAGACTTGTAAGTTTAGAGACTAATGATGCCTTTTTTTCAGAGAGAACTAATTTTCTAGATTCTGGATTCACCTCAAGGAACGCTACTTTTAGAGTTTTGCCAACAAAAGATTGATAATCTTGGTTATCTTCAAGTTGTGATCTTGGGATGAATCCTCTCAATCCATCTACATCACAAGTAAGCCCACCTCTATTAAATCCATTAATCAAAACGTTAATTAATTCTCCATTTTTTGCGAAACTTGATACTTTTTCCCAACTTTGCCTGAGAATTAATGCCCGAGCGCTCACTGTTACCATCCCATCAGCATTTTGTTCTTTGATAACTAAAACTTCCATTTCAAGGCCAATAGAAAACTTTTCTTTAAAGTTAGTTATGACACCCAATCCACATTCTTTTTTGGGCATATAACCAGGTGCTTTCCCACCAATGTCTACATAAAGTCCATCACTTTCGATTGCTATAACCTTACCTGTAATTGTTTCTCCTGTAGTCCCAATTGGCTCATTTGCATTTAAAGCCTCCAAAAAAGCACTTTCATCAAAATCGAATTCATCAACTGTTCTTTCAAATTGAAAATCTTTGTTTTGCGTAGAAAAATCAAGTGGTCTATTTAAATCTTGTTGAGAAGTATCAAAAGCTTTAGAGTTTTCATCACTTTCCTCAATTTCTTTTACTAAATCATCTTTAATGATTTGAGGTTTGATTGCAATACTTTCTTTTTTAATTTCTTCTTGCGAATTGTTTTGATCATTATGTATTTCTTGAGATTTTTTTTGAGTATCTTTCTTGCTTATGTGAAGTACCTGAAGAGGTTTTTTATTGCCCTTTGGTTGGATATTATCTTGGGCATTTTTATTACTGGCTCCCATCGTAGGTAAAATAAGAATAATTAATTATTAACATACTTTAAATGTTAGTACTCAAATTTAAAATTAATGAACTTTAAACCAATACCTAATAAATTTGAATATTTAAATTGGCAAGAAATTGAGAGTGTTGCAAAAAACGAAAGATCAACAGTGATTTGGCCATTTGGTGCTGTTGAGCAACATGGGCCGCATTTACCTCTTGCTACAGATAGTATTTTTGTTGATGAAATAATTAGCGAAGTTTTTAAATTATTCTCTGCAGATATTCCATTAAAAAAACTTCCGACTCAATACATTGGTTTTTCTCCAGAGCATAAGGGTTTTGCTGGAACAATCTCTCTTTCCTCAAATTTAATAACCTCAATGATTAAGGAAGTCGGAGGTCAATTATCTGAAATGGGTTTTAAAAGACTGATATTGATTAATGGACATGGAGGTCAAATCTCATTATTAAATACAGCTGCAAGAGAGCTAAGAAGTTTTGCACCAAAGATGGCAGTTTTCCCTTGTTTTTTATGGAGTGGTGTTAACGGATTAAGTGAATTGTTAACAAAAAGTGAGATTGAGGATGGGCTTCATGCCTCTTTAGCTGAAACAAGTTTGATGCTCGCTTTAAAACCAGAATTAGTAGGTGATGAACGCCCAAATGAAAGAGTTAAAGGACAGATCCCAGAAGGTTGGAGTCTAGAGGGCAATGCGCCTACTGCTTGGCTTACTAACGACTTCAGTAAATCAGGTGTTATTGGGGATAGCAGAGAAGCAAATGAGTCTTTAGGAAAAAATCTAAAGGAATTATTGATTAATCATTGGTTCAAATTGATTATGAATCTGATGGAATCAGATTGGCCAAATAATACTTAAATAAGTTTAAGTTAAAATTGTGACTTAACAATTGAAACTATTTTCATGATATTTAAATAAACTCACTATAATCATGTAAAATTCATGCATAATGAGCTAAAGATTACTGACATGCAAACATTAGAATCAAATAAAAAAACTATTGAAGAATCGACTAGTTCGATTTCTTTAAAATTGCCCGACTTCACTACGGATTCTTATAAGGATGCATATAGCAGAATAAATGCAATCGTTATAGAGGGTGAGCAAGAGGCTCATGATAATTACATTTCAATAGCAACTTTAATACCAAATGAGTTAGAGGAGTTAACTAAATTGGCGAGAATGGAAATGAAACATAAAAAAGGCTTTACTGCATGCGGAAGAAATTTAGGCGTAGAAGCTGATATGGAATTTGCTAAAAAATTCTTTTCTAAATTACATGGTAATTTTCAAGTTGCTCTTGAAAAAGGGAATTTAACAACATGTCTGTTAATACAAGCTATCTTAATCGAAGCATTCGCAATTTCTGCTTATAACGTCTATATAAGAGTTGCTGATCCTTTTGCAAAAAAAATAACAGAGGGAGTTGTTAAAGATGAATATCTTCATTTAAATTATGGTCAAGAGTGGCTTAAAGAGAACCTGACTACAT
This sequence is a window from Prochlorococcus marinus XMU1419. Protein-coding genes within it:
- the pgeF gene encoding peptidoglycan editing factor PgeF gives rise to the protein MPYEEIYFSKDEIFIQNKKFEYYISPILSQYNFKHAFFTKSSSEKFLQRLGNHFNENYINCVSNQIHSNVIVFGSNSQKGNKVDADGLVGNKFNQNLWVYTADCMPIFFADKRTRNVAALHCGRKGLEKKIIKSLVKIFDKLGASRDDLLVAIGPSISKEHYLVDNVTLKEFYRKAENKKTTVDLTKTKKDYCFGDSNHLKEQNLNQLDLKKSAYRQLLNEKVLNTNIDISNLCTYNLKNEFNSWRRSKTISRQWNFICY
- the ilvB gene encoding biosynthetic-type acetolactate synthase large subunit, producing the protein MTLTSRSLLKDNSKHENPIWITGAEALMDSLKIHGVEIIFGYPGGAILPIYDAVHKAEKDGWLKHYMVRHEQGGTHAADGYARSTGEVGVCFGTSGPGATNLVTGIATAQMDSVPLVVVTGQVPRPAIGTDAFQETDIFGITLPIVKHSWVIRDPADIARVVSEAFFIASSGRPGPVLIDIPKDVGQEFFNYQRVLPGEIIPKGFKRIGDINDCDIKKAIKLIENSERPLLYVGGGAISSGAHDEIRILAKNYQIPVTTTLMGKGAFDEKDNLSVGMLGMHGTAYANFAVTECDLLIAIGARFDDRVTGKLDTFAPNAKVIHIDIDPAEVNKNRRVDVAIVSDVSKALRKINQKYLNNKFAFKTKNWLEKIDFWKNKHPLYKPPEEGEIYPQEVLMKIRELSPEAYVTTDVGQHQMWAAQYLRNSPRKWISSAGLGTMGFGLPAAIGVKTALPNSDVICIAGDASVLMNIQELGTLSQYGLKVKLIIINNRWQGMVRQWQESFYNERYSSSDMSCGEPDFVKLAESFGVKGYLISDRKQLQNELQHALDHDGPALINILVRRGENCYPMVPPGKSNAQMVGYVNCED
- a CDS encoding creatininase family protein — translated: MNFKPIPNKFEYLNWQEIESVAKNERSTVIWPFGAVEQHGPHLPLATDSIFVDEIISEVFKLFSADIPLKKLPTQYIGFSPEHKGFAGTISLSSNLITSMIKEVGGQLSEMGFKRLILINGHGGQISLLNTAARELRSFAPKMAVFPCFLWSGVNGLSELLTKSEIEDGLHASLAETSLMLALKPELVGDERPNERVKGQIPEGWSLEGNAPTAWLTNDFSKSGVIGDSREANESLGKNLKELLINHWFKLIMNLMESDWPNNT
- a CDS encoding aldehyde oxygenase (deformylating) — encoded protein: MQTLESNKKTIEESTSSISLKLPDFTTDSYKDAYSRINAIVIEGEQEAHDNYISIATLIPNELEELTKLARMEMKHKKGFTACGRNLGVEADMEFAKKFFSKLHGNFQVALEKGNLTTCLLIQAILIEAFAISAYNVYIRVADPFAKKITEGVVKDEYLHLNYGQEWLKENLTTCKEELMEANKVNLPLIKKMLDEVADDASVLAMDREELMEEFMIAYQDTLMEIGLDNREIARMAMAAIV
- a CDS encoding site-specific integrase, encoding MNVIQEIYIINDKFATQGSKLRIEKRGDKLNIRGSLPSKEDKKNFKIQRISLGIKADISGLEEAKKKLQLINLQLELNQFDWMNWTGKLNQKGNKNSFDFPNKLNQFEEFFFKERKNEYLNSTRKTTWRSSYKPYLKRILNIYNDHHNQDLVKIFQKTLESYKEGSRSRKQCATSLSVLAKFLDIKLPEDWKLKSKGYGLNKAGYRDLPTDDLIEKLWEKIPNKSWKFVFGLMATYGLRNHEVFFCDLSSLTNNGDKIIRVLPTTKTGEHQVWPFHPEWIERFELFKLGNNPELLPKINRDLKITTLQNIGKKITDKFNSYSLQIKPYDLRHAWAVRTIFYDLPDTVAARMMGHSVSLHTQTYHHWITKRDQQKAVNNALLKVKKMKSI
- the cobO gene encoding cob(I)yrinic acid a,c-diamide adenosyltransferase gives rise to the protein MQEKPSSSEKIFNLDNQADKLGMGGKLSPDSDESSYKERMQQRKDIQAERLQMRKTKKGLLIVFTGNGKGKTTASLGMALRTLGHGYKVAIIQFIKGGWTTGEEKALKNFSSNITWHSLGEGFTWETQDRIRDEKLVQEAWQLAKKYIQNESFKLIILDEINIATKLGYLKPEEIITFLKRLNNRKNHIVLTGRGASDLIINYADLVTEMKLIRHPFKEQGIKAQKCVEF
- a CDS encoding S1 RNA-binding domain-containing protein — protein: MGASNKNAQDNIQPKGNKKPLQVLHISKKDTQKKSQEIHNDQNNSQEEIKKESIAIKPQIIKDDLVKEIEESDENSKAFDTSQQDLNRPLDFSTQNKDFQFERTVDEFDFDESAFLEALNANEPIGTTGETITGKVIAIESDGLYVDIGGKAPGYMPKKECGLGVITNFKEKFSIGLEMEVLVIKEQNADGMVTVSARALILRQSWEKVSSFAKNGELINVLINGFNRGGLTCDVDGLRGFIPRSQLEDNQDYQSFVGKTLKVAFLEVNPESRKLVLSEKKASLVSKLTSLELGQLIEGEVLAVKPYGFFIDLGGASGLLHQSSLTNGSIRSLREVFREGETIKALISEIDLEKGRIGLNTALLENSAGELIIDKQKVMQEATERALKTKALFNKKEQDK
- a CDS encoding Tab2 family RNA-binding protein, producing MSINNKIEASLQLKTSDWELDFYSRPIIEANGKKRWELIICSTRSYKAEDIFLWNKKCPANEVNSVWLTKALNEAINEAKKRGWAKPSIVRFWRSSMKSIIKKSLEAVSIEALVSRRTYDLLDRIEFLEKEIYPKEKGYVRGVLAPTFNSKMENPPKPLPEAVRGDALTISEISIGELKSAENWPVEFGDIFPIQQDLDDNYLVPGLRLFSKDRSLALSAWFSCLEPIKLVINKNQLILEASEDDKWLVTDLPEIEANILSTKFIENKKNSFGYQFISIQSTPYIEKFAGFWILRDIELIS
- the hemH gene encoding ferrochelatase, giving the protein MDKIGVLLMNLGGPERITDVGPFLYNLFSDPEIIRTPFPAFQKPLAWLISTLRSTTSQQAYLSIGGGSPIRRITEQQARELQSKLRNKGFNATTYIAMRYWHPFTESAIADIKADGIDQIVVLPLYPHFSISTSGSSFRELKKLRDSDNDFKKIPMRCVRSWFSQSGYLKSMVELISEQISLCESPSNAHIFFTAHGVPKSYVEEAGDPYKQQIEDCSLLIINELEKYLGHSNPYTLSYQSRVGPVEWLKPYTEEVLADLGKSNVNDLIVVPISFVGEHIETLQEIDIEYKEIAEKAGIKNFRRVKALNTHPTFIEGLSDLVISCLEGPLINIEEASQLPEKVKLYPQEKWQWGWNNSSEVWNGRVAMIVFLVLFIELISGSGPLHRLGIL